Proteins from one Deinococcus sp. AB2017081 genomic window:
- a CDS encoding ABC transporter ATP-binding protein, translating into MNAIELTDVDKTFGKVAALRGLSLDIRAGELTALLGPNGAGKTTAISLMLGLGAPTAGQVRVLGGNPRQDDVRRRVGSMPQESALPPALTVQEAVTLFARFYPAPLAVEQALALADLGSVATRRAGTLSGGQKRRLAFALAVVGNPEVLLIDEPTTGMDAQSRAAFWAAMDDLKAAGRTILLTTHYLEEAERAADRVVVMNAGAVLADGTPEQLRSQAGGARVRFTSDLVLAELQRLPGVDSAAVDARGHADLRTRTPEVLLTTLIRQDTPFTELEVSRASLEDAFLSLTAPTAHQDVTA; encoded by the coding sequence ATGAACGCGATCGAGCTGACGGACGTGGACAAGACCTTCGGGAAGGTGGCGGCGCTGCGCGGCCTGTCCCTGGACATCCGCGCCGGGGAACTGACCGCCCTGCTGGGGCCGAACGGGGCCGGCAAGACGACCGCCATCTCGCTGATGCTGGGGCTGGGGGCCCCCACGGCGGGGCAGGTGCGCGTGCTGGGCGGCAACCCCCGCCAGGACGACGTGCGCCGCCGCGTAGGCTCGATGCCGCAGGAGAGTGCCCTGCCCCCCGCGCTGACGGTGCAGGAGGCCGTGACCCTGTTCGCCCGCTTCTATCCAGCCCCGCTGGCCGTGGAGCAGGCGCTGGCCCTGGCCGACCTGGGCAGCGTAGCGACCCGCCGGGCGGGCACGCTGTCCGGCGGGCAGAAGCGGCGGCTGGCGTTCGCGCTGGCGGTGGTGGGCAACCCCGAGGTGCTGCTGATCGACGAGCCGACGACCGGCATGGACGCGCAGAGCAGAGCGGCGTTCTGGGCCGCGATGGACGATCTGAAGGCGGCGGGCCGCACCATCCTGCTCACCACACACTATCTGGAGGAGGCCGAGCGAGCCGCGGATCGCGTGGTCGTGATGAACGCGGGCGCGGTGCTGGCCGACGGTACGCCCGAGCAGCTGCGCTCGCAGGCGGGCGGGGCACGGGTGCGCTTCACCTCCGACCTCGTGCTGGCGGAACTCCAGCGGCTGCCGGGCGTGGACAGCGCGGCCGTGGACGCCCGTGGGCACGCCGACCTGCGCACCCGCACACCTGAAGTGCTGCTGACCACCCTGATCCGGCAGGACACCCCCTTCACCGAGCTGGAGGTCAGCCGCGCCAGCCTGGAGGACGCCTTCCTGAGCCTCACCGCCCCCACCGCCCACCAGGACGTGACCGCATGA
- the aguB gene encoding N-carbamoylputrescine amidase — translation MTRTPDTVKLAVVQMHVTDQLDDNVARAEAHVHDAARQGANVILLPELFENLYFCQVEREDYFVLAHPQENHPFIGRFQNLARELGVVLPLSYFEAAGQAHYNSLVCIDADGSVLGNYRKTHIPDGPGYEEKYYFNPGDTGFKVWPTRFGRVGVGICWDQWYPETARVMMLQGADFLLYPTAIGSEPAEVESPNSHHMWQRAMVGHAVSNSTYVGAANRIGTEVVGGLSQTYYGHSFISDYTGELVAEFGDTEEGPLLHDLNLTEARKFRAGMGFFRDRRPELYGPLLTTDGVTRRG, via the coding sequence ATGACGCGCACCCCCGACACCGTGAAGCTCGCCGTCGTGCAGATGCACGTCACGGATCAACTGGACGACAACGTGGCCCGCGCCGAGGCCCACGTGCACGACGCCGCCCGGCAGGGCGCGAACGTCATCCTGCTGCCGGAGCTGTTCGAGAACCTGTACTTCTGTCAGGTGGAGCGCGAAGACTACTTCGTGCTCGCGCACCCGCAGGAGAACCATCCGTTCATCGGGCGCTTCCAGAATCTCGCGCGGGAGCTGGGCGTGGTGCTGCCGCTGAGCTACTTCGAGGCGGCGGGGCAGGCGCACTACAACTCGCTGGTGTGCATCGACGCCGACGGAAGCGTGCTCGGCAACTACCGCAAGACCCACATCCCCGACGGCCCTGGCTACGAGGAGAAGTACTACTTCAACCCCGGCGACACCGGCTTCAAGGTCTGGCCGACCCGCTTCGGGCGCGTGGGCGTGGGCATCTGCTGGGATCAGTGGTACCCGGAGACGGCCCGCGTGATGATGCTCCAGGGCGCGGATTTCCTGCTGTACCCCACCGCCATCGGCTCGGAACCGGCCGAGGTCGAGTCGCCGAACAGCCACCACATGTGGCAGCGCGCAATGGTCGGGCACGCCGTGAGCAACAGCACCTACGTGGGCGCAGCGAACCGCATCGGGACGGAGGTCGTGGGCGGCCTGTCGCAGACGTACTACGGGCACAGCTTTATCAGCGACTACACCGGGGAACTGGTGGCCGAATTCGGCGACACCGAGGAAGGCCCCCTGCTGCACGACCTGAACCTGACCGAGGCCCGGAAGTTCCGCGCCGGCATGGGCTTCTTCCGCGACCGCCGGCCGGAACTGTACGGCCCCCTGCTGACGACGGACGGGGTCACGCGGCGGGGCTGA
- a CDS encoding ATP-binding protein, with protein MTDDAVISGLEAAVQASPENHALRLHLTSLLLQAHRAADALAHATAVLAAQPAHLEALRLAAWSAEEAGDTARATGYQQLHNALTGVQVPPVPPPEHPTSPYAVVGTPRTEPLRAHAQPAPPEPSELLETGLPRVTFADVAGMAEVKQRLERALLAPMRNPELTRLYGKSLRGGLLMYGPPGCGKTYIARAVAGELDARFLSVGLSEILDMYIGQSERNLHAVFEEARRRAPCVLFLDEIDALGRRRSQMRHSGANVVNQLLAELDGATTSNDGVFVLAATNSPWDVDPALRRPGRFDRTVLVVPPDTEARRALLDLHLRGRLHEGLDTADVAARTDGYSGADLAHVVDSAAELALEDSIRSGTARPIGPKDVARVLRDVKPSTGPWFETARNVAQFANEGGAYDDLVAYMRSRRLL; from the coding sequence ATGACCGACGACGCCGTGATCAGCGGGCTGGAGGCGGCCGTGCAGGCCAGTCCGGAGAACCACGCCCTGCGCCTGCACCTGACGTCGCTGCTGCTCCAGGCGCACCGCGCTGCCGACGCCCTGGCGCACGCCACGGCCGTGCTCGCGGCCCAGCCGGCCCACCTGGAGGCCCTGCGGCTGGCCGCGTGGTCGGCCGAGGAGGCCGGCGACACGGCGCGGGCGACCGGCTACCAGCAGCTGCACAACGCCCTGACCGGCGTGCAGGTGCCCCCCGTTCCCCCACCGGAGCATCCCACCAGTCCGTACGCCGTGGTCGGCACCCCACGCACTGAGCCCCTCCGGGCCCATGCGCAACCGGCCCCGCCGGAACCGTCGGAGCTGCTGGAGACGGGCCTGCCCCGCGTGACCTTCGCGGACGTGGCGGGCATGGCGGAGGTCAAGCAGCGGCTGGAACGCGCCCTGCTGGCCCCCATGCGCAATCCCGAACTGACGCGCCTGTACGGCAAGTCCCTGCGCGGCGGCCTGCTGATGTACGGCCCGCCCGGGTGCGGCAAGACGTACATCGCGCGGGCCGTGGCGGGCGAGCTGGACGCGCGGTTCCTGTCGGTGGGGCTGTCGGAGATCCTCGACATGTACATCGGGCAGAGCGAGCGCAACCTGCACGCGGTCTTCGAGGAGGCCCGCCGCCGCGCGCCGTGCGTGCTGTTCCTCGACGAGATCGACGCCCTGGGCCGCCGCCGCAGCCAGATGCGCCACAGCGGCGCGAACGTGGTGAACCAGCTGCTGGCCGAGCTGGACGGGGCCACGACCTCCAACGACGGCGTGTTCGTGCTGGCCGCCACCAACAGCCCGTGGGACGTCGATCCGGCCCTGCGCCGCCCCGGCCGGTTCGACCGTACCGTGCTGGTCGTGCCGCCCGACACCGAGGCCCGCCGCGCCCTGCTCGACCTGCACCTGCGCGGCCGCCTGCACGAGGGCCTGGACACGGCCGACGTGGCCGCCCGCACCGACGGCTACTCGGGGGCCGACCTCGCCCACGTGGTCGACTCGGCGGCGGAACTGGCGCTGGAGGACTCGATCCGCAGCGGCACCGCCCGCCCGATCGGCCCGAAGGACGTCGCGCGGGTGCTCCGCGACGTGAAGCCCAGCACCGGCCCGTGGTTCGAGACCGCCCGCAACGTCGCGCAGTTCGCGAACGAGGGCGGGGCCTACGACGATCTGGTGGCGTACATGCGGAGCCGCCGGTTGTTGTGA
- a CDS encoding aldose 1-epimerase, with the protein MTLEIQTISSEALTLDILPGVGASVLNLRAASGQPVMRPVDVADVQTSSQCASFTLLPFSNRIRDARFTFGGAEHQLKVTTKDGLTQHGDVRNRPWSVTRIADTRLRCDFDSRDVGDVNWPWAFTARVEYALHGPHLDTSVTLTNVDTAAMPAGMGLHPYFVRHAEGADPLVSFDAALAYDTDDRSLPTGPARPVLPDEDYRTPAAVGSRTIDRTYTAWDGVAHLDWGTRGLTLTADGVFSHLVVYTAPDGSLALEPTTHATDAFNLAAQGVGGTDMRVLAPGQSLAGAVRLTLEGRW; encoded by the coding sequence ATGACCCTGGAGATCCAGACGATCTCCAGTGAGGCCCTGACGCTGGACATCCTGCCCGGCGTGGGCGCGAGCGTGCTGAACCTGCGGGCGGCCTCGGGGCAGCCGGTCATGCGGCCGGTGGATGTGGCGGACGTGCAGACCAGTTCCCAGTGCGCGAGCTTCACGCTGCTGCCCTTCTCGAACCGCATCCGGGACGCCCGGTTCACCTTCGGCGGCGCGGAGCACCAGCTGAAGGTCACGACGAAGGACGGCCTGACCCAGCATGGTGACGTCCGCAACCGTCCGTGGTCGGTCACGCGGATCGCGGATACCCGGCTGCGCTGCGACTTCGACTCGCGCGATGTCGGGGACGTGAACTGGCCGTGGGCCTTTACCGCCCGCGTGGAGTATGCACTGCACGGCCCGCACCTCGACACCTCGGTCACGCTGACCAACGTCGACACGGCGGCCATGCCGGCCGGGATGGGCCTGCACCCGTATTTCGTCCGTCACGCCGAGGGCGCCGATCCGCTCGTGTCCTTCGACGCCGCCCTGGCCTACGACACGGACGACCGGTCGCTGCCCACCGGGCCCGCCCGCCCCGTCCTGCCGGACGAGGACTACCGCACGCCCGCGGCTGTCGGATCCCGCACCATCGACCGGACGTACACCGCGTGGGACGGGGTGGCGCACCTCGACTGGGGCACACGGGGCCTGACCCTCACGGCCGATGGCGTGTTCTCACACCTCGTCGTGTACACCGCGCCGGACGGCTCGCTGGCGCTGGAACCGACTACGCACGCCACAGACGCCTTCAACCTGGCTGCCCAGGGCGTGGGCGGCACCGACATGCGCGTTCTCGCGCCGGGTCAGAGCCTGGCGGGAGCCGTGCGGCTCACGCTCGAAGGTCGCTGGTAA
- the rlmB gene encoding 23S rRNA (guanosine(2251)-2'-O)-methyltransferase RlmB: MLLYGRNPVLEALKDGRVTEVLVARGVEDAFIRELKATGVHIRWGARIELDQLAGTTAHQGVMAEVEDLAWASVDDILDRAEQKGEPLVIVLLDGITDPRNFGAIIRSAEVLGAHGVVVEERRSAPLSPVVAKTAAGATSFLPVAQTKNLPRLIDQLKADGVWVYGAAGEAAQPIGRVDFSGKVAVVIGAEGEGMRRLVREKCDVLVSIPTRGQVQSLNASVAAGILLYEVTRGRA, from the coding sequence ATGTTGTTGTATGGGCGAAATCCGGTGCTGGAAGCACTGAAAGACGGTCGCGTGACCGAGGTGCTGGTCGCCCGTGGCGTCGAGGACGCCTTCATCCGCGAACTCAAGGCGACCGGGGTTCATATCCGCTGGGGCGCACGGATCGAACTCGACCAGCTCGCGGGCACCACCGCCCACCAGGGCGTCATGGCCGAGGTGGAAGACCTGGCGTGGGCCAGCGTGGACGACATCCTCGACCGGGCCGAACAGAAGGGCGAGCCGCTGGTCATCGTGCTGCTCGACGGCATCACCGATCCGCGCAACTTCGGCGCGATCATCCGCAGCGCCGAGGTGCTGGGGGCCCACGGCGTGGTCGTCGAGGAGCGCCGCAGCGCCCCGCTGTCGCCGGTGGTCGCCAAGACCGCCGCCGGAGCCACGTCGTTCCTGCCGGTGGCGCAGACGAAGAACCTGCCCCGGCTGATCGATCAGCTCAAGGCCGACGGCGTGTGGGTCTACGGCGCCGCCGGCGAGGCCGCCCAGCCCATCGGCAGGGTCGATTTCTCCGGAAAGGTCGCCGTGGTCATCGGGGCCGAGGGCGAGGGCATGCGCCGTCTCGTGCGCGAGAAATGCGATGTGCTGGTCAGCATCCCCACCCGTGGGCAGGTGCAGAGCCTGAATGCCTCGGTGGCCGCCGGCATCCTGCTGTACGAAGTGACGCGGGGCCGCGCATGA
- a CDS encoding DUF1349 domain-containing protein, which translates to MTAQWHGMTWLNPPPHAEGHPETGLVVQTAPGSDFWCHTQYGFVRDSGHALLRPAPREWTATVTVAGEYRHLYDQAGLMLRTDGERWMKLGVEFVGRQQWSAVVTHGVSDWSVQPASDHAAVTCRCVRRDDALILHARPGPGEPWTLLRVAPFPPALDARVGVMACSPGDAGFRVTFSDFVLEDVDRRPLHDLARP; encoded by the coding sequence ATGACCGCCCAGTGGCACGGGATGACGTGGCTCAACCCGCCCCCCCACGCGGAGGGCCATCCCGAGACCGGGCTGGTGGTGCAGACCGCCCCCGGCTCGGATTTCTGGTGCCACACGCAGTACGGCTTCGTGCGCGACTCCGGCCACGCGCTGCTGCGCCCCGCCCCACGGGAGTGGACGGCCACGGTGACGGTGGCCGGCGAGTACCGCCACCTCTACGACCAGGCGGGCCTGATGCTGCGCACAGATGGCGAGCGCTGGATGAAGCTGGGCGTGGAATTCGTGGGCCGCCAGCAGTGGAGCGCGGTGGTCACCCACGGCGTCTCGGACTGGAGCGTGCAGCCGGCCAGCGACCACGCGGCTGTCACCTGCCGCTGCGTCCGTCGGGACGACGCGCTGATCCTGCACGCGCGGCCCGGCCCCGGCGAGCCCTGGACGCTGCTGCGCGTGGCCCCGTTCCCGCCCGCGCTGGACGCCCGAGTGGGCGTGATGGCGTGCAGCCCCGGCGACGCCGGCTTCCGCGTGACCTTCTCGGACTTCGTGCTGGAGGACGTCGATCGGCGTCCCCTGCACGACCTGGCCCGGCCATGA
- a CDS encoding PadR family transcriptional regulator — MNPLKSGTLDLALLAALQEHPRYGLDILKHVNGRSGGAFDLREGSLYPALHRLVRAGWIESEWQASDRGGAPRKVYRLTDDGRTALHAKRQEWQTLRGALDALLLRRPA; from the coding sequence ATGAATCCGCTCAAATCCGGCACCCTGGATCTGGCCCTGCTGGCTGCGTTGCAGGAGCACCCGCGTTACGGTCTGGACATCCTGAAACACGTCAACGGGCGCAGCGGCGGGGCCTTCGACCTGCGCGAGGGCAGCCTGTACCCGGCCCTGCACCGGCTGGTCAGGGCCGGCTGGATCGAGAGCGAGTGGCAGGCCAGCGACCGGGGCGGCGCTCCCCGCAAGGTCTACCGCCTGACCGACGATGGCCGCACCGCCCTGCACGCCAAACGCCAGGAATGGCAGACCCTGCGCGGTGCCCTGGACGCCCTGCTGCTGCGGAGGCCGGCGTGA
- a CDS encoding sensor histidine kinase, which translates to MAPQLPETVSAAVAGGGTLMQVSVAARQRGVWAWFPLLWLAFLAYPLIGFFDHPRPAGEWLRFWAVLAGFVAVYARVFFVRPPEHAARWAVAGWAYALAAYFVLLPVIGGTATAFLIYGGSIIGFQARVAVALWLAFLNVAIMVVPFWDGRYALEDLAWLAPNMVFTLVAAYANHASYRRNVADARLVQVQAEKEKLAADAERERIARDLHDLLGHTLSVIVLKSELAGKLAERDPARAAAEIREVERISRDALSEVRSAVSGYRGSGLGAELARAKVALDTAGVKLSVTEALPTLPPRAEQAAAMLLREAITNVVRHAHARAVDVTLTPHGRGWRLVVHDDGIGGAGPEGSGLTGMRERLRAIGGTLERSGAGGTTLTATLPGEDRSTPETGLVTA; encoded by the coding sequence GTGGCCCCGCAACTCCCGGAAACAGTGTCCGCTGCGGTGGCGGGCGGGGGGACGCTGATGCAGGTGAGCGTGGCGGCGCGGCAGCGGGGCGTGTGGGCGTGGTTCCCGCTGCTGTGGCTGGCGTTCCTGGCGTACCCGCTGATCGGCTTCTTCGACCATCCGCGCCCGGCCGGCGAGTGGCTGCGGTTCTGGGCCGTGCTGGCGGGCTTTGTCGCGGTGTACGCGCGGGTGTTCTTCGTGCGGCCGCCGGAGCACGCGGCCCGGTGGGCGGTGGCCGGGTGGGCGTACGCGCTCGCGGCGTATTTCGTGCTGCTCCCCGTGATCGGCGGCACGGCCACGGCCTTCCTCATCTACGGGGGCAGCATCATCGGCTTTCAGGCGCGGGTCGCGGTGGCGCTGTGGCTGGCCTTCCTGAACGTGGCGATCATGGTGGTGCCGTTCTGGGACGGGCGCTACGCGCTGGAGGATCTGGCGTGGCTCGCGCCGAACATGGTCTTCACCCTGGTCGCCGCGTATGCCAACCACGCCTCGTACCGCCGCAACGTCGCCGACGCGCGGCTCGTGCAGGTGCAGGCCGAGAAGGAGAAGCTCGCCGCCGACGCCGAGCGCGAACGCATTGCCCGCGATCTGCACGACCTGCTGGGCCACACCCTGAGTGTGATCGTGCTGAAGAGCGAACTGGCGGGCAAGCTGGCCGAGCGCGATCCGGCCCGCGCCGCCGCCGAGATCCGCGAGGTCGAGCGCATTTCACGGGACGCGCTGTCGGAAGTCCGGTCGGCGGTCAGCGGCTACCGGGGCAGCGGCCTGGGGGCCGAACTGGCCCGCGCCAAGGTCGCCCTGGACACGGCGGGCGTGAAGCTGAGCGTCACGGAGGCCCTGCCGACCCTGCCGCCCCGCGCGGAGCAGGCGGCCGCCATGCTGCTGCGCGAGGCGATCACGAACGTCGTCCGGCACGCCCACGCCCGCGCGGTCGACGTCACCCTCACCCCGCACGGGCGCGGGTGGCGGCTCGTCGTGCACGACGACGGCATCGGCGGCGCGGGCCCCGAGGGCAGCGGCCTGACCGGCATGCGCGAGCGCCTGCGCGCCATCGGCGGCACCCTGGAACGGAGCGGCGCGGGCGGCACCACCCTGACCGCCACGCTCCCCGGCGAGGATCGCAGCACGCCGGAGACAGGACTGGTGACAGCGTGA
- a CDS encoding S1C family serine protease, whose translation MRASPWLPALLLLALGAYLLPPREPGASAATTVPRTLPDPLPAETRTLFEQSRPATVQVESVDPSRNSAGIGAGFFISAQGQVLTAYHVVSGGTLFQVSTVSGRSYRARVTAFNAAADVALLTIEGRGPFPFLKLTTRAPRVGETVLAIGNSGGEYLQPRRGQLLGLDAAAGRADFPQGTLEMSAPLAPGDSGGPIIDGNGQAIGVVSYIRIDESGRTRRSYAVPVVAGNDLVEGLLAGRKQDVAVVGLVLDDIHSGLTDPPGAIVSRVARNSPAARAGLRGSRVDRDGNLVELGDIITSVNGRPVRNADEFITAVRGVGVGVAVRLGYVRDGKTREASVVLVARASVPDLRN comes from the coding sequence ATGCGTGCCTCGCCGTGGCTTCCCGCCTTGCTCCTGCTGGCGCTCGGTGCGTACCTGTTGCCGCCGCGCGAGCCGGGCGCGTCGGCGGCCACCACAGTTCCGCGTACCCTGCCCGATCCGCTGCCCGCCGAGACCCGAACCCTGTTCGAGCAGTCCCGCCCGGCGACCGTGCAGGTCGAGAGCGTCGATCCGTCGCGGAACTCGGCCGGAATCGGGGCGGGCTTCTTCATCAGCGCCCAGGGGCAGGTGCTCACCGCGTACCACGTGGTCAGCGGGGGCACCCTCTTTCAGGTGAGCACCGTGTCCGGGCGCAGCTACCGCGCCCGCGTGACCGCCTTCAACGCGGCGGCGGACGTGGCCCTGCTGACCATCGAGGGGCGGGGGCCATTTCCCTTCCTGAAGCTCACGACCCGTGCCCCCCGCGTGGGCGAGACGGTGCTGGCGATCGGCAACAGCGGCGGCGAGTACCTGCAGCCCCGGCGTGGTCAGCTGCTGGGGCTGGACGCGGCGGCGGGCCGCGCCGACTTCCCGCAGGGCACCCTGGAGATGTCTGCCCCGCTGGCCCCCGGCGACAGCGGCGGGCCGATCATCGACGGCAACGGGCAGGCGATCGGCGTGGTCAGCTACATCCGCATCGACGAGAGCGGGCGCACGCGGCGCAGCTACGCGGTTCCGGTCGTGGCGGGCAATGACCTGGTCGAGGGCCTGCTGGCCGGGCGCAAACAGGACGTGGCGGTGGTGGGACTGGTGCTGGACGACATCCACAGTGGCCTGACCGATCCGCCCGGTGCCATCGTGTCGCGGGTCGCGCGGAACAGCCCGGCGGCCCGGGCCGGACTGCGTGGTTCCAGGGTCGACCGGGACGGAAACCTCGTGGAACTGGGCGACATCATCACCAGCGTGAACGGGCGACCGGTGCGCAACGCCGACGAGTTCATCACCGCCGTGCGCGGGGTGGGCGTCGGCGTGGCGGTACGGCTGGGCTATGTCCGCGACGGCAAGACCCGCGAGGCCTCGGTGGTGCTGGTGGCCCGTGCCAGCGTGCCGGATCTGAGAAACTGA
- a CDS encoding response regulator transcription factor, which translates to MIRVLLAEDQALVLGALSALLSLEDDLEVVGGAPDGEAAWETVQALKPDVLVTDIEMPRLSGLDLAARVARELPGTKVVIVTTFGRSGYLRRALDVGARGYLLKDAPASELADAIRRVHAGGRAIDPKLAAEAWGDSDPLTDRERQVLREAEGGASTAAIAAALKLSEGTVRNYLSEAIGKLGAENRVEAARTAREKGWL; encoded by the coding sequence GTGATCCGCGTGCTCCTCGCCGAGGATCAGGCGCTCGTGCTGGGGGCCCTGAGTGCGCTGCTGTCACTGGAGGACGATCTGGAGGTCGTGGGCGGGGCACCGGACGGCGAGGCGGCGTGGGAGACGGTGCAGGCGCTGAAGCCCGATGTGCTGGTCACGGACATCGAGATGCCGCGCCTGAGCGGGCTTGATCTCGCGGCGCGGGTGGCGCGGGAGCTGCCGGGCACGAAAGTCGTGATCGTCACGACCTTCGGGCGCAGCGGCTACCTGCGCCGGGCGCTGGATGTCGGCGCACGCGGCTACCTGCTCAAGGACGCACCCGCCAGCGAACTCGCGGACGCGATCCGGCGCGTGCACGCTGGGGGCCGCGCCATCGACCCGAAGCTCGCCGCCGAAGCCTGGGGCGACAGCGATCCTCTGACCGACCGCGAGCGGCAGGTGCTGCGCGAGGCCGAGGGCGGAGCGAGCACGGCCGCCATTGCCGCCGCCCTGAAGCTCTCGGAGGGCACCGTGCGCAACTACCTGTCGGAAGCCATCGGGAAGCTGGGGGCAGAGAACCGGGTGGAGGCGGCGAGAACGGCGCGGGAGAAGGGCTGGCTGTAG
- a CDS encoding tetratricopeptide repeat protein has translation MTATGVETTRVRAALELGRPAEALRLLSPLLASDPDNAALWTLLSEAHHDAEAYPQALEAAVRAVRADPHSGQAQFFLALGVWNTHVLGRNPRWGAARRHARQAQDALRSAIALTPFHPGYRVTLAQLVLQTGGTAEARTLLTRALELHPHSTPALVTLAELALKRRDAPEAERLARQVLALEPQSVPGLGTLAWAQLRQNDPHTALRTALDAVRLAPGDPAARAYFSALSHAYLPRPLARGSWTWRLAMIPQAGIALIPVMAVGLTTRNVWRYRRLPPELRAAVALVRPMRREVGVTVCVLGIVVLGVVGLLDTRLAGPAGLLISVLMLGLVAFLIVGAVRGIRLRRR, from the coding sequence ATGACGGCCACCGGGGTCGAGACGACACGGGTGCGGGCCGCCCTGGAGCTGGGGCGGCCCGCCGAGGCGCTGCGGCTGCTCTCGCCCCTGCTGGCCTCCGATCCTGACAACGCCGCGCTGTGGACGCTGCTCAGCGAGGCGCACCACGACGCGGAGGCGTACCCGCAGGCCCTCGAGGCGGCCGTGCGGGCCGTGAGAGCCGATCCGCACAGCGGTCAGGCGCAGTTCTTCCTGGCGCTGGGCGTGTGGAATACCCACGTGCTGGGACGCAATCCGCGCTGGGGGGCGGCCCGCCGGCACGCCCGGCAGGCGCAGGACGCGCTGCGGTCGGCCATCGCGCTCACGCCGTTCCACCCCGGCTATAGGGTCACCCTGGCCCAGCTCGTGCTGCAGACCGGGGGCACGGCCGAGGCCCGGACGCTGCTCACGCGGGCGCTGGAACTGCACCCGCACTCCACCCCCGCCCTGGTCACGCTGGCGGAACTGGCCCTGAAGCGCCGGGACGCGCCGGAGGCCGAGCGGCTGGCCCGGCAGGTGCTGGCGCTGGAACCGCAGTCCGTGCCGGGCCTGGGCACGCTGGCGTGGGCGCAGCTGCGGCAGAATGATCCCCACACGGCGCTGCGCACCGCCCTGGACGCCGTGCGGCTGGCCCCGGGCGACCCGGCGGCCCGCGCATACTTCTCGGCGCTGAGCCACGCCTACCTGCCCCGCCCGCTGGCGCGCGGCAGCTGGACGTGGCGGCTGGCGATGATCCCGCAGGCCGGCATCGCGCTCATTCCCGTGATGGCCGTGGGCCTGACCACCCGGAACGTGTGGCGGTACCGCCGCCTGCCGCCGGAGCTGCGGGCGGCGGTGGCCCTCGTGCGCCCCATGCGCCGCGAGGTCGGCGTGACCGTGTGCGTCCTGGGCATCGTCGTGCTGGGGGTCGTGGGGCTGCTGGACACGCGGCTGGCCGGGCCCGCCGGTCTCCTCATCAGCGTCCTGATGCTGGGGCTGGTCGCCTTCCTGATCGTCGGCGCGGTGCGGGGCATCCGGCTGCGCCGCCGGTAA
- a CDS encoding ABC transporter permease codes for MTVPTLRPADLPAPASAAHGAPRLPALGALALAELRRMLRNPMFAVGTIGFPVMFFALFGLGVVNETTDQGLKLGALILVNFGAYSLLSLAMFSFGSAVALERTGGWLRLLRASPMPTALYFGGKLLAALGFSALSLGVLYTFAHVAGGVTIPVGTALLLLVKLLLGLIPLTLLGLCIGFLVSPTAAQITANIVSVLMSFASGLFTPLDQMPPFVQTLAPYLPAYHLGAIARGTVAGQTGGEVGHWLALAAFAVVFGALAAWGLRRDEAREQ; via the coding sequence ATGACTGTACCCACCCTCCGCCCGGCCGACCTGCCCGCTCCCGCTTCCGCCGCCCACGGGGCCCCCCGCCTGCCCGCGCTGGGAGCCCTGGCCCTGGCCGAACTGCGCCGCATGCTCAGGAACCCGATGTTCGCGGTGGGCACCATCGGCTTTCCGGTGATGTTCTTCGCGCTGTTCGGGCTGGGCGTCGTGAACGAGACGACGGATCAGGGCCTGAAGCTCGGGGCGCTGATCCTGGTGAACTTCGGGGCGTACTCGCTGCTTTCGCTGGCGATGTTCTCGTTCGGGTCGGCAGTCGCACTGGAACGCACGGGTGGGTGGCTGCGGCTGCTGCGGGCGTCGCCCATGCCGACCGCGCTGTACTTCGGCGGCAAGCTGCTGGCCGCGCTGGGCTTCAGCGCCCTGAGCCTGGGCGTCCTGTACACCTTCGCGCACGTCGCGGGCGGCGTGACCATTCCCGTGGGCACCGCGCTGCTGCTGCTGGTCAAGCTGCTGCTGGGCCTGATCCCGCTGACCCTGCTGGGCCTGTGCATCGGCTTCCTGGTCAGCCCCACCGCCGCGCAGATCACCGCGAACATCGTGAGCGTGCTGATGTCCTTCGCATCCGGTCTGTTCACGCCGCTGGATCAGATGCCGCCCTTCGTCCAGACCCTCGCGCCGTACCTGCCCGCGTACCACCTGGGGGCCATCGCCCGTGGCACGGTCGCCGGGCAGACGGGCGGCGAGGTAGGGCACTGGCTGGCCCTGGCTGCCTTCGCGGTGGTGTTCGGCGCCCTGGCCGCGTGGGGTCTGCGCCGCGACGAGGCCCGCGAACAGTGA